CTTAATACTTGGGTTGCTTGATTATCCATCATCATGAGAATTTACACGGTAAAGCCTAATAGAAATCGTTAAAAAATAAACTAATTTTACTGCTCATACCTCCTAAATAGCTGTATTAAGTATACAATAGCGTTTCTTTGTTAATTATTAATAGAATAAATGTAATGGACATATTTTCAGCCGCAGTGATGTTATTTTTGATCATGGATCCGTTAGGGAACTTGCCAATATTTGCATCAATCTTGAGGCATATAGAACCTAAAAAGCGTCGCCGAGTACTAATCCGCGAGTTATTAATTGCGCTTGCCATTATGCTGCTATTTTTATTCGCTGGTGAAGCGATTCTTAATTTTCTAAATTTACGTCAAGAGTCGGTCAGTATTGCTGGCGGTATCATATTGTTTTTAATTGCAATTAAAATGATATTTCCACAGCCTGGTGGTGTAGTAGGCCTTGCCGCTGGTGAAGAACCCTTTATCGTACCTATGGCTATTCCGCTTATGGCTGGCCCTTCAGTGTTAGCGGCGTTAATTTTACTTGCTCATAGTGATAGCTCACGAATGACGGACTGGACGATTGCTTTATTTGCTGCATGGGGCGTAAGTGCGGTTATATTGCTGTTTTATAAAGTCTTCACGCGACTATTGGGTGAAAAAGGCCTTACCGCGGTAGAGCGACTAATGGGAATGGTGCTAGTAATGATATCGGTGCAAATGTTCCTTGATGGGGTATCGAGTTACTTGAAAAGTACTGCATGAGATTAGCGATGATCCTTACAGGGATAATTTTCGTATATTAAGGCCGCCATAGCGGTCTTTTTTGTACCTGATGTTTAACGCTAAGTTTTTGTTATTTAGAGGTATTAACCTATTTATTGGGCTGGTGTATATTTATGCGAACATTGGTTGTGTAAATGTGGTTAAAAAATCTCGCACCCCAATTGTAACTGCTGAGTGATAACTGTTAATGTTCGGTTAACCTATAATGTTGTAAGTTGAATTATGAAACGGATTTTAGCAGTACTTTTAAGCGGTTCTTTGCTGGCGTGCAGCCACCAAACTGCAG
This window of the Shewanella goraebulensis genome carries:
- a CDS encoding YhgN family NAAT transporter → MDIFSAAVMLFLIMDPLGNLPIFASILRHIEPKKRRRVLIRELLIALAIMLLFLFAGEAILNFLNLRQESVSIAGGIILFLIAIKMIFPQPGGVVGLAAGEEPFIVPMAIPLMAGPSVLAALILLAHSDSSRMTDWTIALFAAWGVSAVILLFYKVFTRLLGEKGLTAVERLMGMVLVMISVQMFLDGVSSYLKSTA